One Microbacter margulisiae genomic window carries:
- a CDS encoding MotA/TolQ/ExbB proton channel family protein, with product MSKTNQKKQQTLGDALRSTLTIVVMLVALTVSILVFLYVMGNPINFEGGNPAGRPLTGNYLGIIYKGGMIVPLLMTINLVMIIFVIERAISLTIAKGKGRLNVFVKNIQVDLDNDKIEDAIARCDKQRGSLANVLKAGLMRYRELQHVEGMDKDQKIVALQKEFEEATALELPMLSRNLVIISTIASISVLTGLLGTVLGMIRAFAALASSGAPDAIGLSTGISEALVNTAFGIGGSLLAIVFFNYFTTRIDNFTYKIDEAGFTLVQSFAASTK from the coding sequence ATGAGCAAGACAAATCAAAAAAAGCAACAGACATTAGGAGATGCTTTAAGATCTACGCTAACTATTGTAGTTATGCTTGTAGCATTGACAGTATCTATTTTAGTTTTCTTGTATGTGATGGGAAATCCTATCAACTTTGAAGGAGGTAATCCAGCTGGACGCCCACTCACTGGGAATTACTTGGGCATTATTTACAAAGGGGGAATGATTGTGCCATTGTTGATGACTATCAACTTGGTTATGATTATTTTTGTTATTGAAAGAGCAATTTCTTTAACAATTGCCAAAGGAAAAGGTCGTTTGAATGTTTTTGTGAAAAATATTCAAGTAGATTTGGACAATGACAAAATTGAAGATGCAATTGCTCGCTGTGATAAACAAAGAGGTTCATTGGCAAATGTGTTAAAAGCTGGCTTGATGCGTTATCGGGAGTTGCAACATGTTGAAGGAATGGACAAAGACCAAAAAATTGTTGCTCTTCAGAAAGAATTTGAAGAAGCTACAGCTTTGGAATTACCAATGTTATCCAGAAATCTTGTTATTATTTCAACTATCGCTTCAATTTCAGTGTTAACTGGTCTTCTTGGCACAGTATTAGGGATGATTCGTGCATTTGCTGCTTTAGCAAGTTCTGGTGCTCCTGATGCTATCGGTTTGTCAACAGGTATTTCTGAAGCTCTTGTCAATACTGCATTTGGTATCGGTGGGTCATTATTAGCGATTGTATTCTTTAACTATTTTACAACGCGTATTGACAACTTCACCTATAAGATTGATGAAGCAGGCTTCACATTAGTTCAGTCGTTTGCAGCTTCCACGAAATAA
- a CDS encoding S66 peptidase family protein yields MQPRFLQYGDKIAIISPSSPIDPQLIDHTISILQEWGLEPIVGENALNIYGRFAGTKEERISDLQWALNSKDIKAILCSRGGYGLIQIIDDVDFAHFELYPKWMIGFSDITILHSAVAAYDIASIHGSMSKYLCENSESAELLRKFLFGEIPDYTIPSNALNRNGMATGNIIGGNLSVLSGLRGTHFEPDCAGKILFIEDIGEEPYNIDRMLHNLKLGGIFEEISGLIVGYFTEYEEDPQMKATLPELIYSIVSEYNFPVCFNFPAGHNPLHYPLFFGIPATLHVKDEEVTLEFISRKKSLD; encoded by the coding sequence ATGCAGCCACGTTTCTTACAGTATGGAGATAAAATTGCTATTATATCTCCTTCCAGTCCTATTGATCCTCAATTGATTGACCATACAATCAGTATTTTGCAAGAATGGGGACTTGAACCCATTGTGGGTGAAAATGCCCTGAATATTTATGGCCGATTTGCCGGTACAAAAGAAGAACGGATTTCTGATCTTCAGTGGGCTCTTAATTCAAAAGATATCAAAGCTATTTTGTGCAGTAGGGGCGGATACGGTTTGATTCAAATCATTGATGATGTTGATTTTGCACATTTTGAACTCTATCCAAAGTGGATGATTGGGTTTAGCGATATTACAATTTTGCATTCAGCTGTGGCAGCTTATGATATTGCATCGATACATGGAAGTATGTCCAAATATTTATGTGAAAATAGTGAGTCAGCTGAATTATTGCGGAAATTTTTATTTGGAGAAATTCCTGATTATACAATTCCTTCTAATGCTTTGAACAGAAACGGAATGGCTACAGGCAACATTATAGGCGGAAATCTTTCTGTCTTAAGTGGGTTGAGAGGTACTCATTTTGAGCCCGATTGTGCTGGTAAAATTTTGTTTATCGAGGATATTGGGGAAGAACCTTACAACATTGATCGAATGTTGCATAATTTAAAATTAGGCGGTATTTTTGAAGAAATATCTGGATTGATAGTGGGATATTTTACTGAATACGAAGAAGATCCACAGATGAAGGCAACGCTACCTGAATTGATTTATAGTATTGTAAGTGAGTACAATTTCCCCGTTTGCTTTAATTTTCCAGCGGGGCATAATCCATTACACTATCCTTTATTTTTTGGTATTCCAGCTACACTTCATGTTAAAGATGAAGAAGTTACGCTTGAATTTATTTCTCGAAAAAAATCTCTGGATTAA
- a CDS encoding Rrf2 family transcriptional regulator gives MEAKDQILDAMKQAGEPVNAGKIVELTGMDRKVVDKVMNQLKTEGLIESPKRCYWSPKK, from the coding sequence ATGGAAGCTAAAGATCAAATTTTAGATGCTATGAAGCAGGCAGGCGAACCGGTAAATGCAGGAAAAATTGTAGAACTGACTGGCATGGACCGTAAAGTGGTCGATAAAGTAATGAATCAACTCAAAACTGAAGGTCTTATCGAATCACCTAAACGTTGTTATTGGTCACCGAAAAAGTAA
- a CDS encoding biopolymer transporter ExbD, with amino-acid sequence MPKIKSVARSPHVDMTPMVDLFTLLLTFFLLTAVFIPMEPAQITIPVSVSAKAVPDHNIMTLYIAPDKRIFFNYDNGQDTSFHYRIQLLEEMGGRYHINFTPAELKHFSNAGTFGLPMKDIKAWLDTKNAKDAEQLQTGIPMDSLDNQLAWWVRLGRTVNPYAEVAIKADGNVEFPVIKKVLDLVQSNGVNRFDFITTYDKEEVGLKDLPK; translated from the coding sequence ATGCCAAAAATAAAATCGGTCGCAAGATCTCCACACGTCGATATGACTCCGATGGTGGACTTATTTACGCTGCTCCTTACTTTTTTCCTATTAACGGCTGTCTTTATCCCGATGGAACCGGCTCAGATTACAATCCCCGTTTCTGTATCGGCAAAGGCTGTTCCAGATCATAATATCATGACGCTTTATATTGCGCCTGACAAAAGAATCTTTTTTAATTACGACAATGGGCAGGATACTTCTTTTCACTATCGCATTCAATTATTAGAAGAGATGGGAGGGCGGTATCACATTAATTTTACACCTGCTGAATTGAAGCATTTCTCAAATGCAGGTACTTTTGGTTTGCCTATGAAAGACATAAAAGCATGGCTCGATACTAAAAATGCAAAGGATGCCGAACAGTTACAGACAGGTATACCTATGGATTCTTTAGATAACCAGCTAGCTTGGTGGGTCAGATTGGGTAGAACTGTTAACCCATATGCTGAGGTTGCAATTAAAGCTGACGGAAATGTTGAATTCCCAGTTATTAAAAAGGTACTTGATCTGGTTCAAAGTAACGGAGTAAATAGATTCGACTTCATTACAACTTATGATAAGGAAGAAGTTGGATTAAAAGATTTACCAAAGTAA
- a CDS encoding tetratricopeptide repeat protein produces MVSKLKTIVFVTLLLVTSGWASEIKAQTLDDAIRLTHSEQFMAANKAYDALVTQQPQNGAVYFYYGQFYIQRYLADTAAVSLKKSIISATNVFNEGVKADATNPLNFVGLAEMSMFQKDMTKANDYLAQAEALLPGKHKKIKMPKDVQADVYTKMADAYVLSSTKDTASIFNYLRIAEKLDSKNYEIYLVKGDAYFYILNDGSNAILNYNLASKYNPTSASAQLRIGQLWVRSRNYDDALTTYLQVIKMDPTFAPAYKELGFLYAHKGDNENAKINFQKFLQLSSGNVEAQLQYINTLFSLKDFTEAGIQAAKVLKTDSSNVDVYRALAYSDFETGKIDQAKKELDDFFKKTNPDNIRTSDYAYYARTLAKLKQDSLAGVYFLKAYQADTSQNSYLTEAANIFNEAKCYKQAAKVYQMKIQLGVQTLADYFYLGYDYYADNNFHKSDSAFSVLIQKVPTYIPAYIWKARALSMTDPDTKNGAALPAYQTFLAKTDSDAAKYSSEREEAYSYITFYYFVKFSQSKSREDAQQALNYGEKVLAINPNDEKAKEIIDNIKKNLSRPAKQAK; encoded by the coding sequence ATGGTAAGTAAACTAAAAACAATTGTATTTGTCACTTTGCTGCTTGTTACATCAGGATGGGCGAGTGAGATAAAAGCTCAAACTCTGGATGATGCCATTCGGCTGACTCATAGTGAGCAATTTATGGCAGCCAATAAAGCTTATGATGCGTTGGTTACTCAACAACCCCAAAATGGTGCTGTTTATTTTTATTATGGACAATTTTATATTCAACGTTATTTGGCAGATACAGCAGCTGTATCACTAAAAAAATCCATAATTTCAGCAACCAATGTTTTCAACGAAGGTGTCAAGGCTGATGCTACCAATCCTTTGAATTTTGTAGGGTTGGCTGAAATGTCAATGTTTCAGAAAGATATGACAAAAGCTAATGATTATTTGGCTCAAGCTGAAGCATTGTTACCTGGTAAGCATAAAAAAATTAAGATGCCTAAAGATGTTCAGGCTGATGTATATACGAAGATGGCTGATGCTTATGTGTTGAGTAGTACAAAAGATACAGCCTCTATTTTTAATTATTTAAGAATCGCTGAAAAGTTGGATTCCAAAAATTATGAAATCTATCTTGTAAAAGGTGATGCATACTTTTATATCTTAAACGATGGATCTAATGCGATTCTGAATTATAACCTTGCTTCTAAGTATAATCCTACATCTGCATCTGCTCAGTTGCGTATTGGCCAACTTTGGGTACGTTCAAGAAATTATGATGATGCTTTGACTACTTATCTGCAAGTAATTAAGATGGATCCAACATTTGCTCCTGCATACAAAGAATTAGGATTTTTATATGCACACAAGGGAGATAATGAGAATGCAAAAATTAATTTTCAAAAATTCTTGCAGTTATCCTCTGGAAATGTTGAAGCTCAATTACAGTATATCAATACTTTATTTAGCTTGAAGGATTTTACGGAAGCGGGAATTCAGGCTGCAAAAGTTTTAAAGACTGATAGTAGTAATGTAGATGTGTATAGAGCGTTAGCTTATTCTGATTTCGAAACGGGGAAAATAGATCAAGCTAAAAAAGAATTGGATGATTTTTTCAAGAAGACCAATCCAGACAACATCCGTACTTCAGATTATGCATATTATGCCAGAACTCTAGCAAAATTGAAACAGGATTCCCTCGCAGGTGTGTATTTTTTGAAAGCTTACCAAGCAGATACATCACAAAATAGTTATTTAACAGAAGCAGCAAATATTTTTAATGAAGCTAAATGCTATAAGCAAGCAGCAAAAGTATACCAAATGAAAATTCAATTGGGAGTACAAACCTTGGCTGATTATTTTTATTTAGGGTATGATTATTATGCTGACAATAACTTTCATAAATCAGATTCAGCTTTTTCTGTTTTAATTCAAAAAGTACCTACGTATATTCCTGCATATATATGGAAAGCTAGGGCTTTATCTATGACAGATCCCGATACAAAAAATGGTGCGGCTTTACCTGCTTATCAGACCTTTCTTGCTAAAACAGATAGCGATGCGGCCAAATATTCTTCAGAACGAGAGGAGGCATATTCCTATATAACATTCTATTATTTTGTGAAATTCTCGCAATCTAAGTCACGAGAAGATGCACAACAAGCACTAAATTATGGGGAAAAAGTATTGGCGATTAATCCCAATGACGAAAAGGCAAAGGAAATAATTGATAATATTAAAAAGAATTTAAGTAGACCAGCTAAACAGGCAAAATGA
- a CDS encoding ExbD/TolR family protein produces the protein MAEIIQEEKRQKGGKKRPRRGVARVDMTPMVDLMALLLTFFMLTTAFNKPKIMVITMPEKDNKPHDQPKIDAKRTLNILLGDSDRVYYYMGIADPNKPLPTLIKTNFSKDGLRRLLLEKNRALFTKIVDYKSARAKGRIVVADTTAENYIKQLKIDDNVGPIVLIKPDVKAKYKDVVATIDEMSICNIASYAIVDLSPTEKDMLKSAPR, from the coding sequence ATGGCTGAGATAATTCAAGAAGAAAAAAGGCAAAAAGGAGGAAAGAAAAGACCCAGAAGAGGCGTGGCACGTGTTGACATGACTCCGATGGTTGACTTGATGGCTCTTTTGCTTACCTTTTTTATGCTTACGACAGCATTCAACAAACCCAAAATAATGGTGATTACCATGCCTGAAAAAGATAATAAGCCTCATGATCAGCCAAAGATTGATGCTAAGAGGACCCTTAATATTCTTTTGGGTGATAGTGATCGTGTATATTATTATATGGGTATTGCGGATCCAAATAAGCCACTGCCTACATTAATCAAAACGAATTTCAGCAAAGACGGCCTTCGCAGATTGCTTTTAGAAAAGAACAGGGCTCTTTTTACTAAAATCGTTGATTATAAAAGCGCTAGAGCAAAGGGAAGAATTGTTGTAGCTGATACAACTGCTGAGAACTATATTAAACAATTGAAGATTGATGATAATGTTGGCCCAATTGTTTTGATAAAGCCTGATGTAAAAGCAAAATATAAAGATGTAGTGGCTACTATAGATGAAATGTCCATATGCAATATTGCAAGTTATGCAATTGTTGATTTGAGCCCAACTGAAAAGGATATGCTTAAATCGGCACCTCGATAG
- a CDS encoding IS3 family transposase: MSKTSTCGLLGVSRQVYYRYCRSKQKKQDKAEQVLTMVRPIRKNMPRIGFRKLYYLLYEPLIELHVGRDKFLSILKANQMLIKPKRNYRITTDSHHRFRKHKNLVADIELTHPEQVWVSDITYIGGRDRNCYLALVTDAYSKKIMGYDVSNSLSTEGSLRALNMAIKQKKYKNKLIHHSDRGLQYCSNDYQNVLKKKKIIPSMTEHYDPYANAIAERVNGILKQEFFLEDYLVDIKTMKLLVEDAVHIYNTQRPHWSCYMKTPEQMHCQKEIKIRNYKKQNLIKASLDKV; the protein is encoded by the coding sequence GTGAGCAAAACCTCCACCTGTGGATTGCTCGGGGTAAGTAGACAGGTTTATTATCGTTATTGTAGGTCAAAACAGAAGAAACAGGACAAGGCAGAGCAAGTATTAACAATGGTTCGTCCCATACGGAAAAATATGCCCCGAATAGGATTCAGGAAGTTATATTATCTTCTTTATGAACCATTAATAGAATTACATGTTGGCCGTGACAAGTTTCTATCTATACTAAAGGCTAATCAGATGTTGATTAAACCAAAGAGAAATTATCGTATAACCACAGACTCCCACCATCGTTTTAGAAAGCACAAGAATTTGGTGGCAGATATAGAACTGACCCATCCCGAACAGGTTTGGGTATCGGATATAACTTATATCGGGGGCAGGGACAGGAACTGTTATCTGGCATTAGTTACAGATGCATATTCCAAAAAGATCATGGGTTATGATGTTTCTAATAGTTTGTCCACTGAAGGTTCTTTGAGAGCATTAAACATGGCCATTAAACAAAAAAAATATAAAAACAAACTGATCCATCATTCGGATAGAGGATTACAGTATTGCAGTAACGATTATCAAAATGTATTGAAAAAGAAAAAGATTATACCAAGTATGACTGAGCATTATGACCCTTATGCCAATGCGATAGCTGAGAGGGTAAATGGGATATTAAAACAGGAGTTTTTTCTGGAGGATTATCTGGTAGATATCAAAACAATGAAATTATTGGTAGAAGATGCTGTTCATATTTACAATACACAAAGGCCACACTGGTCGTGTTACATGAAAACACCTGAACAGATGCACTGCCAAAAAGAAATAAAAATTAGAAATTATAAAAAGCAAAACCTTATCAAGGCTAGCCTTGATAAGGTTTGA
- a CDS encoding energy transducer TonB encodes MTNEKQYIESLEEMVFKNRNKAYGSYQLRKKYKKYILIALASALFLFAVIIAYPLIKSILEQGNAGRQTQTETTVELINPNNTPPPPPPPPPPKKLIEKVKFVAPKVTTDTTQVSKDFGKQSKLNETVNQLPPPPVVKKQEVIETPKQDNQIFMIVEQMPQFPNGDINAYLSSHIKYPVVAQENGIQGRVIVQFVVNQDGSIVDVTVVRGVDPSLDKEAVRVIEGMPKWIPGKQGGKPVRVKFTLPVNFKLQ; translated from the coding sequence ATGACTAATGAAAAACAGTATATAGAATCACTAGAGGAAATGGTGTTTAAGAATCGTAATAAAGCTTATGGTTCTTATCAATTGCGTAAAAAATATAAAAAATATATTCTTATTGCATTGGCCTCTGCACTATTCCTCTTTGCGGTTATTATTGCTTATCCCTTGATTAAAAGTATTTTGGAACAAGGGAACGCAGGTAGACAAACACAAACGGAGACAACTGTTGAGTTGATAAACCCAAACAACACACCACCACCACCACCACCACCTCCTCCTCCTAAAAAGTTAATAGAGAAGGTGAAATTTGTGGCTCCTAAAGTGACAACTGATACGACACAGGTATCAAAGGATTTTGGAAAACAGTCTAAATTAAATGAAACTGTTAACCAATTACCTCCTCCTCCTGTAGTAAAAAAGCAAGAGGTAATTGAAACACCTAAGCAAGACAATCAGATATTTATGATTGTTGAGCAAATGCCTCAATTCCCTAATGGAGATATTAATGCTTATTTAAGTTCTCACATTAAATATCCGGTTGTTGCCCAAGAGAATGGGATTCAAGGACGAGTTATTGTACAATTTGTTGTTAACCAAGATGGTTCAATTGTAGATGTAACCGTTGTTCGTGGAGTTGACCCGAGTCTTGATAAGGAAGCGGTTCGCGTTATTGAAGGAATGCCTAAATGGATTCCAGGGAAACAAGGTGGCAAGCCTGTACGTGTTAAATTTACACTTCCTGTAAACTTTAAACTACAATAG
- the ppdK gene encoding pyruvate, phosphate dikinase — translation MSTKNVYFFGNKAAEGNGKMRDLLGGKGANLAEMNLIGIPVPPGFTITTEICNAYFQVGKDKVVDMIRNEVESAMKRVEDAVNGPKFGDNKNPLLVSVRSGARASMPGMMDTILNLGLNDDAVETLAAKSGNPRFAWDSYRRFIQMYGDVVLGMKPENKESEDPFEVIIHQVKKNKGVVSDTELEASDLKELVVQFKAAVKQNTGKDFPITAWEQLWGAIMAVFDSWMNDRAILYRKLNKIPADWGTAVNVQAMVFGNMSNTSATGVAFTRDAATGEDIFNGEYLINAQGEDVVAGIRTPQQITLEGSRRWAAMQNISEDDRKAKYPSLEETMPEAFAELNNIQELLENHNHDMQDIEFTIQEGKVWLLQTRNGKRTGAAMVRIANEMLKQGMIDEKTALLRIEPQKLDELLHPVFDPKAIKAAKVVAKGLPASPGAASGQIVFFADEAEEWAEKRHHVILVRIETSPEDLRGMHVAQGILTARGGMTSHAAVVARGMGKCCVSGAGEINIDYKARTIEMRGKTYKEGDWISLNGSTGEVYEGKVNTVDALVSGDFADVMVLADKYTKMDVRTNADTPNDARVARGFGAKGIGLCRTEHMFFEGDRIKAMREMILSKTEKGRRVALQKLLPMQRSDFEGIFEAMDGYGVTIRLLDPPLHEFVPHQLATQKELADDMGLTLDEVVAACHSLEEFNPMLGHRGCRLGNTYPEITEMQARAIIEAAINMQDKGIEVHPEIMVPLVGVVEELKLQAKIINETAEAVFKERGKRIAYKIGTMIEVPRAAVTAGRIAEIAEFFSFGTNDLTQMTYGYSRDDAGKFLKIYQDLGILKNDPFEVLDQEGVGGLMKQAVTAGRQTKPELKVGICGEHGGEPSSVEFCHTLGMNYVSCSPYRVPIARIAAAQAAVK, via the coding sequence ATGAGTACTAAAAATGTTTACTTCTTTGGCAATAAAGCTGCCGAAGGGAACGGAAAAATGCGAGATCTTTTAGGTGGTAAAGGTGCTAATCTGGCTGAAATGAATCTTATTGGAATTCCTGTGCCTCCCGGATTTACAATTACAACAGAAATTTGTAATGCTTATTTTCAAGTGGGTAAGGATAAAGTAGTTGATATGATCCGCAATGAAGTGGAATCGGCTATGAAACGCGTTGAGGACGCTGTGAACGGTCCAAAATTTGGTGATAATAAGAATCCGTTGTTAGTTTCTGTTCGTTCCGGAGCTCGAGCTTCAATGCCGGGAATGATGGATACGATTTTAAATCTTGGATTAAATGATGACGCTGTTGAAACATTGGCTGCTAAAAGCGGAAATCCTCGTTTTGCATGGGATTCTTATCGTCGTTTTATTCAAATGTATGGAGACGTCGTGTTGGGTATGAAGCCTGAGAATAAAGAATCTGAAGATCCTTTTGAAGTAATCATTCATCAAGTTAAAAAAAATAAAGGTGTTGTTAGTGATACAGAATTGGAGGCCAGTGATTTAAAAGAGCTAGTAGTTCAGTTTAAAGCTGCCGTAAAACAAAATACAGGCAAAGATTTTCCAATTACTGCATGGGAGCAACTTTGGGGTGCTATAATGGCTGTATTTGATAGCTGGATGAATGACCGCGCAATTTTATACCGCAAACTTAATAAAATTCCTGCCGATTGGGGAACTGCGGTTAATGTACAGGCAATGGTATTTGGTAACATGAGCAATACATCTGCTACAGGCGTTGCCTTTACTCGCGATGCAGCGACCGGCGAAGATATCTTCAACGGTGAATATTTAATTAATGCCCAAGGTGAAGATGTTGTTGCGGGTATCCGTACTCCGCAACAGATTACGCTTGAAGGCTCACGTCGATGGGCTGCTATGCAAAATATCAGTGAAGATGACCGTAAGGCAAAATATCCTTCTCTGGAAGAAACGATGCCTGAAGCTTTTGCTGAATTGAATAACATTCAGGAGTTGCTGGAGAACCATAATCATGATATGCAAGATATTGAATTTACTATTCAGGAAGGTAAGGTTTGGTTATTGCAAACGCGTAACGGAAAACGTACTGGTGCTGCAATGGTTCGTATTGCTAACGAAATGTTAAAGCAAGGCATGATTGACGAAAAGACAGCGTTGTTACGCATAGAACCGCAAAAGCTGGATGAACTGCTTCATCCTGTTTTTGATCCGAAAGCGATTAAAGCTGCGAAAGTGGTCGCTAAGGGGCTACCTGCATCACCTGGTGCTGCCAGTGGACAGATTGTATTCTTTGCTGATGAGGCTGAGGAGTGGGCAGAAAAAAGACATCATGTGATTTTAGTTCGTATTGAAACATCTCCTGAAGATTTACGCGGAATGCACGTTGCCCAAGGAATTCTTACCGCTCGCGGCGGGATGACCTCTCACGCTGCTGTTGTCGCTCGTGGGATGGGTAAATGTTGTGTTTCCGGTGCAGGTGAAATTAATATTGATTACAAAGCCCGTACAATTGAAATGCGAGGTAAAACCTATAAGGAAGGAGATTGGATTTCATTAAACGGTTCTACAGGTGAAGTTTACGAGGGTAAAGTGAATACGGTAGATGCTTTGGTCAGTGGTGACTTTGCTGATGTCATGGTACTAGCCGATAAATATACAAAAATGGATGTCCGTACTAACGCGGATACTCCTAATGATGCCAGAGTAGCTCGTGGTTTTGGAGCAAAGGGAATTGGTCTTTGCCGTACTGAACATATGTTCTTCGAAGGCGATCGTATTAAAGCTATGCGTGAGATGATTCTTTCCAAAACAGAAAAAGGACGTCGGGTAGCTTTACAGAAATTACTTCCTATGCAACGTTCCGATTTCGAAGGAATCTTTGAAGCCATGGATGGATATGGTGTGACGATTCGGTTACTTGATCCACCTCTTCATGAATTTGTTCCTCATCAATTAGCTACACAAAAAGAGTTGGCTGATGATATGGGGCTGACTTTGGACGAGGTAGTTGCAGCATGTCATTCGCTTGAAGAATTCAACCCAATGTTGGGTCACCGCGGTTGTCGTTTGGGAAACACATATCCTGAAATTACAGAAATGCAGGCTCGTGCTATTATAGAAGCTGCTATCAACATGCAAGATAAAGGAATAGAAGTACATCCTGAAATCATGGTGCCTCTTGTTGGGGTTGTAGAAGAATTGAAGCTGCAAGCCAAGATTATTAATGAAACGGCAGAAGCCGTGTTCAAAGAACGTGGCAAACGTATTGCCTATAAGATTGGGACAATGATTGAAGTACCCCGAGCTGCTGTTACAGCAGGGCGCATTGCTGAAATAGCAGAATTTTTCTCATTTGGTACCAATGATTTAACTCAAATGACATACGGTTATTCGCGTGATGATGCTGGTAAATTCCTGAAGATTTATCAGGATCTTGGTATCCTGAAAAACGATCCTTTTGAAGTATTGGATCAGGAAGGTGTTGGAGGCTTGATGAAACAAGCTGTTACAGCTGGTCGTCAGACGAAACCGGAATTAAAAGTGGGGATTTGCGGTGAGCATGGTGGGGAACCTTCATCTGTTGAATTCTGCCATACGTTAGGTATGAATTATGTAAGCTGTTCCCCTTATCGTGTGCCTATTGCCCGTATAGCAGCAGCTCAGGCGGCAGTGAAATAA
- the hflX gene encoding GTPase HflX — protein sequence MDETISASQEQVILVGLITPEQNETKAKEYLAELSFLAETAGAYPVKKFFQRLDFPNAKTFVGQGKLNEIKEYIVENEMISMIIFDDELSSIQLRNIENQLEIKVLDRTNLILDIFAKRAQTAHARTQVELAQYQYLLPRLTRLWTHLERQRGGIGMRGPGETQIETDRRIILSKIALLKEELKHIDKQKATQRKNRGKLVRVALVGYTNVGKSTLMNLLSKSSVFAEDKLFATLDTTVRKVIIENLPFLLTDTVGFIRKLPHHLVESFKSTLDEVREADLLVHIVDISHPNFEEQYDIVTKTLLEINHIEKPTIVIFNKIDSFSYSPKASDDLSPLTLENFSLEDLQQTWMSKIHHDCLFISAKDKLNIEHLKEVLYKKVKEIHVTRFPYNDFLYQNDF from the coding sequence ATGGATGAAACAATTTCCGCAAGCCAAGAACAAGTTATTTTAGTTGGTTTAATTACGCCAGAACAAAATGAAACAAAGGCGAAGGAGTATCTTGCCGAATTATCGTTTTTAGCTGAAACGGCAGGAGCTTATCCTGTCAAGAAATTCTTTCAACGACTTGATTTCCCTAATGCAAAAACATTTGTTGGACAAGGGAAGTTAAACGAGATAAAAGAGTATATTGTCGAAAATGAAATGATTTCTATGATTATTTTTGATGATGAATTATCGTCAATTCAATTACGTAATATAGAAAATCAGCTAGAAATAAAGGTTCTTGATCGTACAAATTTAATTCTGGATATTTTTGCAAAAAGAGCACAAACTGCACATGCTAGAACTCAGGTAGAGTTGGCTCAATACCAATATCTTTTACCACGTCTGACGCGTCTTTGGACTCATTTGGAAAGGCAACGGGGCGGAATTGGAATGAGGGGTCCTGGTGAAACTCAAATTGAAACTGACCGTCGTATTATCCTTTCAAAGATTGCTTTGTTGAAAGAGGAGTTAAAACATATTGATAAACAAAAAGCTACGCAAAGAAAGAATCGTGGTAAGTTGGTACGTGTGGCTTTGGTAGGCTATACTAATGTGGGAAAATCCACATTAATGAACCTTTTGAGTAAATCAAGTGTATTTGCTGAAGATAAGCTTTTTGCGACGTTAGATACTACAGTAAGAAAAGTCATTATAGAAAATCTTCCCTTCCTTCTTACTGATACGGTTGGTTTTATCCGGAAACTTCCGCATCATTTGGTTGAATCATTTAAATCGACCTTGGATGAGGTGAGGGAGGCCGATTTATTGGTGCATATTGTTGATATTTCTCATCCTAATTTTGAAGAACAATATGACATAGTCACCAAAACTTTATTAGAGATAAATCATATAGAAAAACCGACGATTGTTATTTTCAACAAGATAGATTCTTTTTCTTATTCACCTAAGGCATCCGATGATTTATCTCCTCTTACACTGGAGAACTTTAGTTTAGAGGATTTACAGCAAACGTGGATGTCTAAAATTCATCACGATTGCCTATTTATATCAGCTAAAGACAAATTAAATATAGAGCATCTCAAAGAAGTTCTTTACAAAAAGGTAAAAGAAATTCATGTGACCCGATTCCCTTATAATGACTTTTTATATCAAAATGATTTTTAG